In Lolium rigidum isolate FL_2022 chromosome 7, APGP_CSIRO_Lrig_0.1, whole genome shotgun sequence, the DNA window AACATCTGGGTTTAAATGATACCAAGCACTATTTCTCACCCGTGGAAGGGTATTTGGAGAGGACTTCAGATTCAGCCTTTCTCTTGCCAGTGAAATAGCCCGAGGTAAGAAGAAACGATGGAAGGTTGTAATCGTGAACAGAGATCAAAATGAATTTCGGAATCCCtgcagaagaacatagcaaagctGTTTATGTTGTGCCCATTCTATTTTCCAAACCAAAAAATGGGAAGAGTAAGCTAAAATGAGCAATTTCGTTTCAGAAAGAGTAAGTCTCGCCGTTTAAAGTCGTCAAAGGTTTAACAAGAATAGCAAGTTCCTGGACAAAATATAACTTAAAATTTGGTGTACCACCAGATGCAATGTTAATTTTAAAAGTTGGTTTTTCCAATAGCATAGAGTACTCACCAAATTCTTTCGCGGCATCTACTGCAATAGCATTTGCTTCAccatttatccttttcatctgttcTTCGTTACCAAATCCTCCAAGGGTAGACACAACAGCAGTAGCCCCTACTAACACGTCCTCCCATCTTGCATAGAAAACATCTCCTGCATAACAGTAAGATGCTTATTTGAATATGAGAGTGCCAAAAGAAACAAATATGTATACCAGATACTCTTGGAAATCCAATATAAACAGGTAAAATGTGGTAAAGGAGGTGTAATGTTAAAGCAATACTTTTCAAGAAAACACATTTGTAACGAGCCAGGGGAGCAATGAAAAATAAAGAATGGTCGTaagtacatactccctccgtccacaaataagtgtacttctaggTTTTGTCCTAAGTCATactttttaaagtttgaccaacttcGTAGAAAAATATAGTAATAATTACATCACTAGATGCATCTTCTAATATATTTTCATAATATACTAATTTCATATCATAGATACTGCTACAATTTTCTATaaagttggtcaaacttaaaatagTTTGACTTAGGACAAAACCTAGAAGTATACTTATTTTTTGACAGGGGTAGGTTTAAGAGCTAGTATTTTACAATAAATAGTACATGTATGTCTAAGAACTCAAAAGCAAAACGATAGGAAGTTACTTTAAGAGGATTCATCATCCAGCAATACTAATTTATCCAAAAATGACACGCAACAGAATGACATGCATTATACATGTAACATCTGTTTGTTAAGCACTAACGAAAATATAGAATGTACTTATCACTGTACCACTATTACTCCAGATGAAAATCTAATTGAAGCCATTCAATGGCATTTGTATTCTCCAGTTTCAGGTAGACTTTATATGCAGGTAGACTCTGGAATATACACATTGTGAAACTGTTGTGCTTCAACAATTCATTCAACCTGAGAAAAAACTGGTGCAAGCAGGTAGCGGCAATCACTTCAATTTGAATTCGTGTGCAAAATTTGTGAAGAATGCGATCATAGATAAAAGAAACTAAGCACTTAAAACCAGAAATATATGCAATCATTCTAAACCTTGTAATGTGATACAGTGTGACAAACTTTTGAATATTTTAATATTTTGTCAAATGGGTTTCCATTTTTAACAGATACTATCAATTTATTAATTTATTGCATACCTGTCATCAAAGCTGGAATAGCTCAGTTGGCTAGAGCGTGTGGCTGTTAACCACAAGGTCGGAGGTTCAAGCCCTCCTTCTAGCGTAATTATTTATTTATCTTTTTCTCAGCCAATCAGGTCCCTcttgtctttttttttgcgaaaaggtCCCTCTTGTCAGACCACAAAGTCTGAACTATTTACCCCGTGTAAAATGTGAACGAACACACTACCCGCAAGTCCTCGAAAATTGAGTTAGACATGCCACCATATCATAATTTGTATTATTATTTTCATATGTAAGTTCTCTCATCTGCGCCGGAAGTTTTCCTCCTAGCGTAATTATTTATATACCTTTATCTCACCCAAACAGGTTCCTCTTGAAAATACCAGAAAGTCTGAACTAATCTGTGACCCCGTGTAAAATGTGAACGAACACACTGCCCGCAAGTCCTCCAAAATTGAGTTACACATGCCAGCATATCAGAATTTGTATTATTATTTTCATATGTAAGTTATCTCATTTGCCCCGGAAGTTTTCTTCCTAGCGTAATTATTTATATACCTTTATCTCACCCAATCAGGTTCCTCTTGAAAATACCAGAAAGTCTGAACTAATCTGTGACCCCGTGTAAAATGTGAACGAACACACTGCCCGCAAGTCCTCCAAAATTGAGTTACACATGCCAGCATATCAGAATTTGTATTATTATTTTTCATATGTAAGTTATCTCATTTGCCCCGGAAGTTTTCCTACTTCTAGCATAATTATTTATTTACATTTATCTCAGTCAGTCAGGTCCCTCTTGACAGACGACAAAGTCCGATCTAATCTGTGACCCCGGGTAAAATGTGAACAAACACACTGCCTGCAAGTCCTCCAAGATTGAGTTACACACACCAGCATATCAGAATTCGTATTATCATTTTTCATATGTAAGTTCTCTCATTTGCCCCGGGAAGTTTATTTTTAATCATTTTCACGATTATTTTGGGTTGGCACCATGCGTTGTGATCAGTCATCAAAAAGATATGTGTGGTCGCTGCGGTTATTTTATCAACAGTTTTGGGATTCAGTCAAAGATGAGTAGATGACCTGCTAAGCATGTTCAGTACTTCAATGACTGGAATGCTGTAACTATTCAGAAATCCAGTCCTATTGCTCGTACTACTTGCAGTTTTAAATTTTTCTGTAAGTGTGCACTAATAGATTAGGTTTGGTTTGTGAGGAATTGATTTCTCTAGATCAAACTGCATATTAGAGGTTGGTACATCCTACTGGGACCATCAACATCTTAAATGGACTCTTTTCTTAATCAAACAAATCTCTGTTATGAGAATTAATTTTTATGAGTGTGATATGGTTCCAATTAATATTGATTCTGGTGATGCTCCATATTTGAGTTGTAGATTACGATAATTCTCATCAAAGCTGGAATAGCTCAGTTGGCTAGAGCGTGTGGCTGTTAACCACAAGGTCGGAGGTTCAAGCCCTCCTTCTAGcgcatttatttatttatctttTTCACGGCCAATTAGGTCCCTCTTGTCAGGCCACAAAGTCTGAACTAATCTTTTACCCCGTGTAAAATGTGAACAAACACACTACCCGCAAGTCCTCCAAAATTGAGTTACACACGCCAGCAAATCAGAATTCGTATTATTATTTTCATATGTAAGTTCTCTCATTTGCCCCAGAAAGTTTTTTTAATCATTTTCACTATTATTTTAGGTTGGCACCATGCGTTGTGATCAGTCATCAAAAAGATATGTGTGGTCGCTGTGGTTATTTTATCAAAAGTTTtgggatcgactcaaagatgagaAGATGACCTGCTAACCATGTTCAGTACTTCATGACTGGAATGCTGTAATTATTCAGAAGTTTAGTCCTATTGCTCTTACTAATTGCAGTTTTAAATTTGTGCACTAATAGATTAGGTTTGGTTTGTCAGGAGTAGATCAAACTGCACATTAGAGGTTTGGTACATCCTACTGGGACCATCAACATCCGATATATCTTCTGTTATGAATCTTAAATGGATTCTTTTCTTAATTGAACAAATCTCTGGTATCAGAATCAATATTTATGAGTGTGATATGGTTCCAATTAATATTGATCCTGATGATGCTCGATCTTTGAGTTGTAGATTAGGGAAATTCCCTTTGAAATATCCTGGGGTTCCTTGCATTATAGCAAGCTTAGAAAAAAAGATTTGCAACCAATTATTGATAAAAATGATTAAGAGACTTGCTGGCTGGAGAGGGAAACTGCCGTCTCAAACTTGTCCTTATTCAAAGCTGTCTAGCCAGTATTCCAACCTACCTGCTGAGTGTAATTAAATTCCTAAGTGGGCCATTTCTCTTATTAATTCTCAGATGGCACATTGCCTATGGATGACTATGAGGGACACCATAAATACCATCTAGCTATTTGGGGTTTGGAGTCTCAGAAAAAAAAGTTTGGGGCCTTAGGAATTCCCAATTTTGCTGACATAAACTCATGTTTGCTGGCTTCCTGGATTAAAATATATCAACTAAATGACAATAAGCTTTGGAAGCAAATCATTGACTAGAAGTATCGGACCAGTAACACTAACTTGATTTCTTGCTATGCAACTGGTGGTTCCCCTTTTTGGAAAGGTGTGTTATGAGGCTGAGAATGCTGCCAAAATGGGGTGCTAGTGGAAAGTAGGCAATGGTAAAAAGGTCAGATTATGGGAAGGACCATTAGTTTGGCCATTCCCTTTCAGTTTCATGAACGCTAGCAATAGGCGGCGCGTTTTGCTTTTCTGTTTTGTAATCTCTGGAACCTCTCCTGAATGCTGGTGGCCTTGCGCCCGTGTTTTCGTTATCTTTGGGTAAAGAAAATCAATCCCTTGTGGGTCGCTTGGAAAAAAGAATGTCATCATGAATGAACATAATATCGACATTGTTGATATATGGGATGGGGAGACCTTTAGGAAAGGTCTTGATCAGGAGCTTATGCTAAAATGGTTAGAGATTTTTACAAATTTCCCAATCCCTTCATCTTAGTGAAGAGGAAGATGCAATTTTGTGGTAAGTTGAGTTTGAAGGCATTTATAGTGTTAGCTACTTGTATGCAATTGCAAATTTCCTTGGAGTTATACATGTGCATGCTTAATGGCGTAACTCAACATACCTGCTAGCCAAGTAACTTCATCAGCCCAGGGATCGGAGGAAGATGGTCTTCCTGACCTGCCATCAACATGCAATGAAGCAGAATGTCTAATGATGACAGAATGGAGATTTGGTTTTCAGAAATAATGCACAAGTAATCGCCATTTTCACCATAGATGATAGATCACAGTCATTTTTTTGAATTCGTCTAATCCCCTCATGCCTTAATGCTTCTAATCATCCCCTCAATAATCTTATATTTGTACTCCCTTAATTATCTACATGACACAAATCAGAAGAACCAAGGTTTTGCTGAGCTGGGAGGATTCAGATGCATGTGAGTCTTGAATTTGGTCTCTAGAAAAGGAACTTGCTAGACTGATGACATGCACTACATGGACAAATCACTCGAGGGGCTTTGCAAGACCTTTACAAAGTTAACATTGTGAGGATGAGTTGATTGGTCGATCCAATTTAGTAGAGCAAACACTTGATTCAAGGAACTAAAATATTATTAAGGCAAAAAATAAGACAAATGATGACAACCCTAAAATGTACACGACTTCACATGCACACTGTTCACATGGCAATGGTATGTATATACATAAGCTCATTCAGACAATGAGGTAAAAGGCGTACCTGCTCAGGCTCACAACCTCAATGCCTTTAGCCACAGCAGCTTTGCATATGGAGGAGCCAACAAATCCACTTCCTCCCAAAACTACAATCTGCAAAAGCATTGTGAACTATTTCAGGAAACCCGGTCTTACTGGAGAAAAGAAAGGAGTGCCTGACAGCGCTGCCGAGCGAGTGATACAGAGGAACTACCGAACTAGTGCTGAATTGAATTACATGCCTTCTCTGTTTTCACGTCGGCCACGACATCGATTGGCGTAGAAGAGTAGTCTTCCCTGACACCGGGGGCGGCAAACCGGCACTTGGTGCGCAGCCTGCGTAACCAAGAGAAACCGTGTCACAACCGCAAACGCTAGCACGACATCGGCATCTGCTACATGCATTTTCTTGCAGTAATAGCTCAAGGTCAATCAAGAAAAAACCATACACCAAGCGAGAGGGACAGAGACGGGGAGAGAAACCTGGAGAACTGGGCCACGGAGGAGCCTGCAGGAGACGTGCGGAGCGTCGCTGGCGCTGCCGCCGCTGATGCGGGCGCGTACCGGCGAGGCGGATTGGACgggctcgccggcgccggcgccagcgGCCGGACGAGAAGTGTCGAGGGGGACATGGGCGGGTCCGGGGCGGGGTCTCTCCTTCCGCCTCTGACTCTTTCCCGCGTCGGCGACGggaacggcggccggcggggcaGCGGGGGAACGGCCGTGTGGAATGTGTGCTGTGCTGTCTTGTTTCGTTTCCTGTGGCTGTGGGGTTGAGGTTGAGGGTGGCTCGCTTCGCTCGTTTTCTTGTGGCGCGCGCGAGGAGCTAGTGACACGGCCGCGGTCGACATGAACACCGGTCCTCAACTCATGAAGCCACAACAACACACAAAAATGTTGTTTCGAAAAAAATAAACTTAACAAATTATTTCTGTCTCAAAAGTACAAGTGGGTCAAACAATAGTGAGTCCACATGTAGCGTATATGATTACAAAGTAAATCAAAACACTAGTGGTTCAAGTCTCACAACCTCAACTTGAAGAAATGGGTTCACATGTCATAAAATATGCTTACAAGATTAAGATTCACGAAACATGGCCACCGAAACTCACCGATAGTCAAGTGTGGTTGCACTTGCACATCCTAGAATTGCTACATTGGCAAGACTCTGCTTGGGCAGGAGGAAAATTGTCTACGTAAAAAATGAAGTgccagaaaaatttcctcaaaaaCAAGTGAAATTGTCTAAATACAAAAGTCAAGTGAAATTGTAAATTCAGTGTTACTTTAGTAAATCATAAAATATAGTTGCCTATTAGGCTCTTTTCTGTAAATACACAAATCTTTTATTACCAATACAACAAAGAATCACAATACATGTACACTACACAATATAATCTAAAAAAATTTAACTGAATCATCTTCAATCCTTCCAAGAAATAGTCGTAACTCAGGTGGATGTACGTCAGATTATGCCTGTACTTGGACATGAGGTCGATGACAATAATTTGCTCTTGTTCGGAAAGATTAACTTGGACCTGCAAATCTGCGTCTTCAAAGAATTTTTGGAACCTATCTGTGAACTGTTATGTTTGTATCTGCTGCACTCTCCTTGAGAGCCCTTAGCCAATAAACTATCAATGCTGCACTTCCTATGTAAGGCTGCCAGTGCCAGCATCCAACTTCAGGTATCTTTTCCCTGGCTCTGGGAAGATTCCACCTGACCCCACAGCGTCTCTGCATATATCTTCTCCTCTTCTTTCTCCTGAGTAGAACAATCAGATAGCTCAACTACAAGCTCGTCATCTTCATCCGCTATATCCTCGTCAGTCTCCTCCGACAAGTCAATGCTCTGCGGAATACAAGCTTCGATCATGGCTTCTCGCATAGCCAGCGGCGTCGCAGGCCTATCGTTGTGCTTGTACCGTGGTGCAGGGGTGACAAATGGAAGAGATATGCCATCGATCCGGTGCACCCTTCCATTGCCCTTCTTTGACACGCCTGGCGGCGGAGCAATGAGGATGATGCCCAGCTCATAGTTGCAAATGTGCAGCCTTGGCCCAGAAGGAGCTGCTCTGGTGGCATCAGTAGTATTCGCTTTGGATAGAGGGCACAATGGTTGTCCCCAGGCAGCTGGGCTGAAATTGTGAGACCCACAGTAAGTCCAGCCAAATGAATGACCACCTTTCCGAGATCGAAATCGCCTCTGAACAACCTGGTACAGAGAGTATGTTGTCAATATTGTAGCTGAGGTTCATCAGTTGTTAGCAAAATCAATGGGAGGAGTGACAAGTAGAGCTAGCATCAATTTCTGATAAACTGTCTATAACATGTTGAGGGTGAGAGAATTGTCATCATCAATGTGAATTCCTTGCCACTGTTATCCTTTGAATCAGTTTGCTTTAGAATATTTTTCCTTGAATCATCATCCTAATATAGATGTTTCCTAAGATGTATATATATGCTATCCTCACATCAGTATGTTGACTAAACCCAACGAATATTTACTCCTATGATATTCCAGGGAAAAGAGCATACCTTAACATGCATAGGATGCCCTATTCTGTCATGTGGATGTGGGACTGCATCATGAAGTATGCCCGTAGATCTTAATCTTTCCCACGTTTTCTGTCAGAATGGAGTATATGAGATGGGTAAAAGTAAAATTATAGTAATAAACCACGCCTTCTTTGTTAAACAACAAAACTAAAAAGTTAAGGAAGGAAAATGATGATTGGAAAAAAATTATTCCCACTACAATGCATCTGCCATGCAAGGAACATCTCTAAATCATCGCTATCCATATTCAGTTGCTTCTCTAACTAGAGAGATGTGTCCTGCCTATTTCATTGTGCATAACTTCACAATTCATTGAACTAATATCTCAGATTAATATGCAACTTTATCCTGAAGAAAGTTGCCCGGGTACAAACTGTACAAGGATTTCAAATGTAATGTGAAATGTGTCATGAACTCTCTTACTGGTAAAGTATGAACATAATTAAAATTCTGAAAAGAGTCTACCTCACGCAGAGAAAGCAAAAATCTGGACAACTGAATTCCACAAGCAGcgcttttcaccctctcgattgtcGGAAATAATAGACTGATTGATGGTTTCTTTAGCTCATGCTTTGCCGTCCAGCAACCCCACTAGGAAGATCAAGGGACATTAGAAATGATTTATGCCATGAAGAATGAGTAAGAAATCCAATTTTACTAATATAGTGCAAGGTTCACGCATTTCAATATATACCTCTGGATCCGATTCTTCAGAGTCAAAATCATGATTGGCTCGTTTACCAGTTGCTGAAGCAAAGTGTGCAATGAACTGCGAATTAATAGAGGTCCCAATGGATGAAGCACCTACAATATAATTAATAATTACATGTGTTTAGTAAGAGACCAAGATTAAGATGATTGATTTCCAATAAAAAGAATTGATGGCATTGCTTACTGTACATAAAATCAGTCTCCAGTGTTTCAGGCCACTTGAAGCGTGATAACACCTGTCTCAGATCAATGTACATCACAGTTTAAGACAAATTGGCGAAGATAACAAaatataacaggtggtaacatttACTTTACGTAATCACTAAGCAACTTAGGAAATTTTAAACCAAACGTTGTCAAATACACGAGGCAAGTGTAAAACCCTATTTAGCTCCGATGAATTTGTCGGTCCATGTCTTCTAAGAAATAAGACATATTACATTGAATGTGCGCAAAGAGCGCGATGGAAGAAAAAGGCACTGGAAATGGAAAACTGTTGTATCTGGCCTACACTGTATGTAATTATCACAGGACTTTTAGGGAGTAATTTATCATATACTGAGTGAGTCAGATACAAACGGTAATTCAAGTTATGCCTATGATAATTGAAAGCGGCAACTatcacaagtaatatgaattcaAGACTGGGATACTGTTCCACATAAATGTTGTCAATAAAAATAATAAGAACTATTCCAATCACCGACTAGTGCTATGGAGCTACGAATTTCAAGTATATCAGAATAAGCGTACCACTAATTCAACAAATAGTATGGTAGTAATTTCTATTACAGAGTACAAAACTTTTGTTTGATTCAGTACCTCTTCTAACCGCCAAAGTCCAAGGCTCTTTTTCAAGGATGCTACTAGTGAGCACAATGAAGGAAGATGCTCATCCCGGATCAGCGCTGACATCCGAGAAAACTCTGGACCCTGCATTTCATAGACAGAGTTTAAGATCAGCATGAGTTTCTGAAAGTACTGCAAAGATATGAGAAGGCATCTAAGACCTTCCTGCCATACCTTTGATACATACAGAAGCAGCTGCACCTTTGTGTTAGTTACTCCAAACGCAGCTTCCAGGGCTTCTCTGGGGTAGATAAATCCAGAAAATTCGAAGAAACCCATGTCACTTAGGGGAGATACCCATTTTGCGACCTCTCTAGGCAAGAAACCAAGATGGACTGAATCTGCTTCAGGGCATTGGACATGGTTATTGATTACAATAAAGAAGAAGCAAATATATCTTTTACGGGAAAGAAGCAAAATATCTTGTTCTGCACATGAAACATGATATACAAAGCACATCAGGATGAGTACACAGGCTGAGATTTGCATACCTTCCTCAGAAAATTTATCCAGATCAGCAACAAGAACGCTCACAGCATTAGCATCGGCTGGTATATTTGTATTCCTTTTCAATATCACTTCTGCAGTTCCGTGCATGTTCTCGTGGCATTTCCCAAGAAATACAGACAGGGATTTCAGTTGTGAGCCAGCATCAGATGGCATGTGAAAGCGATGTGATAAACCAACTACGGatgtttggacagaaccaagaaACATTTTACGTGCAGATTTTGTGTGCAAAATCctattttcctgcacaaataaTAAATATTTAATAATCAGAGAAAGAGGACATTATAACCCAAAATCATTTGAAGGAAGAAACAGAAGATAGAGCAATGGCTAGTTCTCGGCTTAGTGATAATAAAGTTCATTTAGGACAAGTGTATCTACTTCAGAGAACTTGCTAAGGACTTCAGTAAAGTAAAATATATATCATGTATTGTACCGGTAAAAATTGACTTACTGAGAGGCAATAATTGGACTCCAAATAGCATGGACTTGGCATATACAACCCTGGTACTGAAGCAACAAGGTACCCACCAGCTCCTTCAAAATTATACTTAGCTATCTCATTTATCCAATATGCTTGGGAAGGGACTTCATTGATAAGGGATCCCATGAATGAAACTAGCTGAGCAGCAAAGTCGGATTTTGGTTCCTCAACTGCACTAAAAAGAGCTGAATAATCCGAGGATGTCCTACAGGGGAAGTCTTGCCACCACACTGTGTTTGTTATAAGATGCCACTGCACATATATAGTATAGTTTACTCAGTAAGAACATAGCAACACAAATCGCCAACAAATTTAACAAGAAGTTACTGGGAACAAATGGAAGGATGAAATGATAATCCATTGTAGCATGAGGCATAACACTGACCTGCCTAGGTACTAAGTTAGCCGAAGAAATAATAACACGCATACTGTCTTCTCTCTGTAATACTATGAGCTTTGGATGGTGGCATGCAACTCCTTGTTTCTTTCTATCCTTTCCAAAGGCTATTTCTTCCGGGAATCGGGGGTAACTAGAAGGGTAAACACACATCAACATCAGTATTCATCCTCCAAGAAAGTTACGCTTAACATGTTTGACTAAAATAAAGCTCAGCAAATGCTGCAAAGTAAGGTGTTGTGCCTGACTTGCCTAAACCATACAGATTAAAACTTGGAAGCACGAGACATTGGATTTAAAAGCATCCCAGGTTACTACTTACACTAATAGTAGATTAGGATAATTTTCAAAAGGGGATGCACTTCTACTTTCACGGCTCGCACTCCAGCATCTATCCTTGTTGTGGCATGCTATTGTTACTGGCAGGAGCTGAGGAATCTTACAGTATTCCAGGAACCTGAGAAGTAAAAAACCATACAATGATTAGCATTTCTATGAAGAATTTGACTGTCGGCAAGGGGGAAAAGTGGAGCAGAGAGAGGGCACACCAGGAAACATCAGAGGTGAATGTCGCGACAAATACTCGCAACAAACTGCTAATAGGATGGAGAAGCTCTGGAAGTGTCACTCCGCTGTCTTGTTCCGTTCGCATTTCAGGCCTGATGCCGGAGAGGCGGTTCAGGAAGAATGTGCTCCCATCTGAGTAGCGTCCTTCAGTATGCTGCTGCTCTACATTGCCATCACTGCATCCTTTGTGCTCCATATTGTCATTGGTGTATGCTGGGCTTCTTTGAGGCAACTCAACAGTATCCTCTTTCTCTGAGACTGTACTTCCTTTCGCAAAATCATTTTGGTGTTCCAATCTGCCCTGGTCAAGATTGGATTCTTCTTGTCGCAAATTCTCTTGAGGGACAGGGTTAATTGGACTGTCCTGGCACAAGAAACCACCCTCTCCTCTCACTTTTTTCACCCCAGCGTGTGCACAATGCGAATCCCTCAAGAAAGAAAGGGGATCCTGGCTCTCAGAAATCGCCCTTAGCCGCTTCCGGAGGGACTCCGCCCTCAGGACAATAACCTCCTCGCAGGACCCCGCTACCTCCTCGCCCCGTCCACAGGAGACGAATTTCTCCGCCACAAATCCGTACCTGACGCCGAGGAGCAGCAGCGAGACCTCGTCGCCCACGGCCAGATCAACCGGGCCGCCGTGGAGAGGCAGGCCGTTGACGCGCAAGGTGCCGACACTGGAGAAACAGTGGCTGAGGCTGAGGGCGCAGCCAGCGGTGCTGATGAGAAGAtcccgatggcgccggcggcggtaGCGACGCGCAGGGGacgcgaggaggcggaggcggtggccgcggcggcgggagAAGGAAAGAGAGTAGAGGCGGTCGGAGCGGAGCAGGAGCAGTGGCGCGGCGGGGCCGAGGATTCGGATGTAGAAGTAGCCCAGGCCGCCGGGAGTAGAGGGGTCGCCGTGGCGGTTCTTGGGCGGCGGCTCCACCGCCATGAGGCGGGAGGGGGACTGAGAAAGGGGAGAGGAGCCGCCGGAGGGGCGGGAAGGCGAGCCGTGTGGATTTATGTTTTATGCCGGTTCCCGCCATTTATTTATTTCACGGGAGTATAAGATTAGCCCTCCAGGCTCCAACAAAATACGCTGGAGTAGTGTGTGCTCCTtagtgaagaaaagaaaaagggactTAATTGTAATAAAGATTGTGCACTCGTACGTGCACAAGAACTCAGGGAGTTGTGGGCAAGAGTGCCAAGCGACTACTTTGGCTCCTTGCAAGGGAAGGAACTCCTCCTTCCACTGGAAGATTGACATTGCCAGGTTCAGTGAACATTGCCATGAGCCCATGATGAACCAGGCAAAATTCTGTAAAAGCGCCAAGAGTGTGCAGACAATCCTTGGATATTGTCTCAACCCGTCCAGATCAACTGTGAGCGAATAAAAAGTACTGAGCAAACTAAAACATAATTTTCTGTATAATCAAGCAGCTGTGTGCGTGTGCCACACATTACACATGTACATTCTTAACTCAGACACACATAGATAGCAAGAATGATGCTCTGTATTATTGGCTAGCCAAATGAATGTAGTGCCataatgcactcacaagaaattattttatttctcaaaTTTGGCCAGAAGTTTGACATTCAGTTAAACTACCACGGCTGCCCGGGCTGGTCTGGAACTCAGGACCTAGGCCGGAGAAGCGCACCAGCACTTCTTCAGGAACCGAGCTACCCGCTTACACATCATTATTCCCACTAGGTTATGCTGCAATAGTCTGTGTGATGTATTTCAGTTACCAGGCTATAATCTCGTGTTCGTCAGAAATACGATACTCTGATGTGGCTTATAGCAGGCTACTTGTGCCACACAGCATATCTGTTTCCAAATGCCGCCAGCTTCCACTCCACTTCGCTTGGGCACCAGGAGCCTTCTCCAATCTTCATGCACAACTTATCATCGATTACTGCAGAGTACAGATTTGAGCTTGCCTCCAAAATTTTGACAGTTGACCGACTGTGTATGTCTTGGCATTTCCTAATCTCCATCTGAGTACAAGATAGTCA includes these proteins:
- the LOC124670720 gene encoding uncharacterized protein At1g32220, chloroplastic-like, which translates into the protein MSPSTLLVRPLAPAPASPSNPPRRYAPASAAAAPATLRTSPAGSSVAQFSRLRTKCRFAAPGVREDYSSTPIDVVADVKTEKIVVLGGSGFVGSSICKAAVAKGIEVVSLSRSGRPSSSDPWADEVTWLAGDVFYARWEDVLVGATAVVSTLGGFGNEEQMKRINGEANAIAVDAAKEFGIPKFILISVHDYNLPSFLLTSGYFTGKRKAESEVLSKYPSTGVVLRPGFIYGKRKVDGFEIPLDLVGQPLEKLLSSVENFTRPLSALPGSDLVLAPPVSVDDVAYAVINAVIDDSFFGVFTIEQIKEAAANVRV
- the LOC124670562 gene encoding uncharacterized protein LOC124670562, whose protein sequence is MAVEPPPKNRHGDPSTPGGLGYFYIRILGPAAPLLLLRSDRLYSLSFSRRRGHRLRLLASPARRYRRRRHRDLLISTAGCALSLSHCFSSVGTLRVNGLPLHGGPVDLAVGDEVSLLLLGVRYGFVAEKFVSCGRGEEVAGSCEEVIVLRAESLRKRLRAISESQDPLSFLRDSHCAHAGVKKVRGEGGFLCQDSPINPVPQENLRQEESNLDQGRLEHQNDFAKGSTVSEKEDTVELPQRSPAYTNDNMEHKGCSDGNVEQQHTEGRYSDGSTFFLNRLSGIRPEMRTEQDSGVTLPELLHPISSLLRVFVATFTSDVSWFLEYCKIPQLLPVTIACHNKDRCWSASRESRSASPFENYPNLLLVYPRFPEEIAFGKDRKKQGVACHHPKLIVLQREDSMRVIISSANLVPRQWHLITNTVWWQDFPCRTSSDYSALFSAVEEPKSDFAAQLVSFMGSLINEVPSQAYWINEIAKYNFEGAGGYLVASVPGLYMPSPCYLESNYCLSENRILHTKSARKMFLGSVQTSVVGLSHRFHMPSDAGSQLKSLSVFLGKCHENMHGTAEVILKRNTNIPADANAVSVLVADLDKFSEEDSVHLGFLPREVAKWVSPLSDMGFFEFSGFIYPREALEAAFGVTNTKVQLLLYVSKGPEFSRMSALIRDEHLPSLCSLVASLKKSLGLWRLEEVLSRFKWPETLETDFMYSASSIGTSINSQFIAHFASATGKRANHDFDSEESDPEWGCWTAKHELKKPSISLLFPTIERVKSAACGIQLSRFLLSLREKTWERLRSTGILHDAVPHPHDRIGHPMHVKVVQRRFRSRKGGHSFGWTYCGSHNFSPAAWGQPLCPLSKANTTDATRAAPSGPRLHICNYELGIILIAPPPGVSKKGNGRVHRIDGISLPFVTPAPRYKHNDRPATPLAMREAMIEACIPQSIDLSEETDEDIADEDDELVVELSDCSTQEKEEEKIYAETLWGQVESSQSQGKDT